Proteins encoded together in one Corvus hawaiiensis isolate bCorHaw1 chromosome W, bCorHaw1.pri.cur, whole genome shotgun sequence window:
- the LOC125319347 gene encoding UPF0729 protein C18orf32-like, producing the protein MVCIPCIVIPVLLWVYKKFLEPYIYPIIAPFIKHVWPKKAAQEMTATKQGREGSGGNPQAPSATKRDQEDECGIYKFESNGVAIGIATKRSTEVCDKKMD; encoded by the exons ATGGTGTGCATTCCTTGCATTGTCATTCCGGTCCTCCTCTGGGTCTACAAGAAATTCCTGGAACCGTATATCTATCCCATTATCGCACCTTTCATTAAGCATGTATGGCCCAAGAAAGCTGCGCAGGAAATGACAGCCACAAAACAAGGTCGAGAAGGCAGTGGTGGAAATCCACAGGCACCTTCAGCCACAAAAAGAGATCAGGAGGATGAATGTGGAATTTATAAA TTTGAAAGCAATGGCGTTGCAATTGGAATTGCCACAAAGAGGTCCACAGAAGTTTGTGACAAGAAAATGGATTAA
- the LOC125319346 gene encoding 60S ribosomal protein L17-like: MVRYSLDPENPTKSCKSRGSNLRVHFKNTRETAQAIKGMHIRKATKYLKDVTLKKQCVPFRRYNGGVGRCAQAKQWGWTQGRWPRKSAEFLLHMLKNAESNAELKGLDVDSLVIEHIQVNKAPKMRRRTYRAHGRINPYMSSPCHIEMILTEKEQIVPKPEEEVAQKKKISQKKLKKQKLMARD, translated from the exons ATGGTGCGCTACTCTCTGGATCCAGAGAATCCCACAAAAT caTGCAAGTCACGGGGATCCAACCTGCGAGTGCATTTCAAG AACACTCGAGAGACTGCCCAGGCCATCAAGGGCATGCACATCCGCAAGGCCACCAAGTACTTGAAGGACGTCACCTTGAAGAAGCAATGCGTTCCCTTCCGGCGCTACAACGGGGGAGTTGGTAGATGCGCCCAG GCCAAGCAGTGGGGCTGGACGCAGGGACGCTGGCCCAGGAAGAGTGCGGAGTTCTTGCTGCACATGCTCAAAAATGCAGAGAGCAATGCTGAGCTCAAG GGTCTTGATGTGGATTCTCTAGTCATTGAGCACATCCAGGTTAACAAGGCTCCCAAAATGCGCCGACGCACATACAGAGCACATGGTAGGATCAACCCCTACATGAGCTCCCCCTGCCACATTGAGATGATCCTCACTGAGAAGGAGCAGATCGTTCCCAAGCCAGAGGAGGAAGTTGCTCAAAAGAAAAAG atatCCCAGAAGAAGCTGAAGAAGCAAAAGCTAATGGCTCGGGATTAA